AAAGTTTATAATTCTTATATATTGAATATGGAAGAACATCCACGAACAAATGTTGTCCACCATGATGTAATCGAACTGCCAAATGGCAATCTGTTAGCGACAGTACATGATCTGGAATCTGATTATGTCCAGGATGAAATGATTGAAATTGACCGGGAAACCGGTGAAACAGTACGTGACTTTAACTTTCGTGATATCTTCCCGGAAAGCTTTTATCAGGAATATGACGGGGCAAAAGAGGAAAATGGGGACTGGTTCCATCAGAATGCTGTCTGGTATGTTGAAAAAGACGATTCAATACTGGTTTCCAGCCGTCACCAGGATCTGATTATGAAAATGTCCTATCCGGAAGGGGAAGTTGATTGGATTTTGGCTGATCACGAACAATGGCCCGATTCTTATGAGAGGTATTTACTGGAGCCAAAGGGAGAAGACTTTAAATTCCCTGCCGGCCCCCATGCGCCAATGACAATGCCTGATTTTGACAATAATGAAGCAACAAATGATTACTTACTGTTTGATAATAATATTGTGATTACACGCGGCCATGACCCGGCCAGTGAGGAATACAGCCAGATGATCCAATACCGGATTAATCCGGAAAAAATGACCATTGAAGAGGTTTGGGCATATGGTGAAGAACGCGGAAAAGACTTGTATTCAAATATTGTCGGTGATGCCAACTACCACGAAAATACCGGCAACCGTATGCTGACTTCCGGTTATATTGACGTTGGCGGTGACGAACGAATCAGCAAAATTGTCGAAGTAACCGGAGAACAAGATGCCGACGTTGTTTATGAACTGAAAGTATCCGGATTTGAACAAGGCAGCCACCGCCAGGCATACCGCGCATTGCGCCTGCCATTATATCCGGAGAAAGAGTGGAATGTTGAGTTGGGTGAGTGATCCCGTTAGATGCAGGGTTATATAAAACGCTAATAAAAGAGTTAAAAAAGCTAAATAAACACGGAAAAACGCTAAAAATTTCATGAGAATCGCTAAAAATTCAGGTCAAAACGCTAAATAAAATTTCAAAAGGCGCTATTAGTCGATTTAAAAAACCCCTTACCACTTCCAAAGTGGTAAGGGGAATTTTTTAACCAATTAAGCACGTATCCACTTCCAAATCTCTGCCGGTGTCGCATTCTTCCCGTACATCAGGATTCCTGTCTTAAATATTTTTCCTGCCAGTTTCATGAAAATCCAGGTACTTACTGCCAGAATCGCCAATGAAATGATAATTTCCACCCAAGGCAATTCCTCAAGCACGGTTAACCGCAGCAGTAATACGCCTGGTGCTGTAAATGGAATATAGCTGCCAATTTGTGCGAACAGTCCACTTGGATCGGCGATTACCGGTCCGATAAATATAAATGGTAAAAACGGCAGCATCATAACCATACCCTGGAAGTTTCCGGCTGATGTCATATCAGCCATTGTTGCCCCGATCCCGACAAACAATGCGGCAAACAGAAAATAACCCATGATGGCTATCACAATAAATAGAATAAGTTCAGGAACGAACAAATACTCTAAAATTGGCGCATCCAGTTTCCAAATGGCGACTGGAACACCAAAGGCAAGGAATACGGCTGCTTGAATCATGCCCAGTGCGAAATAACCAAATATTTTACCCTGCATCAGTTCACCCGGTGTCAGCGATGAAAGAATTATTTCCGCAATCTTATCTTTCTTTTCATTGGAAGCACTTTGGAAAATGTACATTCCTGAAATAACGATCGAAAAAAGAATAATTCCGGCAAATGCTCCAGGGACAACTCGTTCAAGGAGATTATCACCAAATGGTCCTCCGCTGCTTTCCTGTCCTTCAGCACCAGCCGACTCTTCTGCAGAGGATTTTTTAAATTGTATCCCCATGGAAACAGTCGCAAGTTCTTCATCGGATAGCCCCAACTGCTGCATTTGTAATGTTTTAATTGGTGCTGATAGGACTTGAACTTGACTCATAAATGATCCGCTCATATCTTCACTTGTATAAACAGGGATGACGCCACTGTTCAATGCCTCTTCACCTACAAAAATATAGGCTGTATTCTCGCTTCCTTCCAATTCACTATTTACTGCATCTTTATTTATGCCGGTCTGCTCAAGGTTCCAATTGAACTCCCGTTGTTCAACTGTCTCTTCTAAACTGGAATAAACACCCAGACTATCCTGAACGAAAACATTTATGGTATCTTCTTCACTTTCCGAGTCACCGAATAAGCTTCCGACAAACATAAATCCTAAAAACAGAACCGGTGTCAAAAACAATCCAATCAAAAATGATTTATTTTTTAAATTCCGCTTTAATTCCCATTTGGCTACTTTCATTGTATTACGCATGAACAGCACCTTCTTCCTGCATTAAGTTCTTATCTGTAGCAATATCGATGAAAATCTCATGCAACGAAATCCGGTCAATGGAAAGTTCCTGAACCACTAGACTGTCAGGCAGATTTTTCATCCAGCTGACGGCCTGCACATTTTTGGATAAATAAAGAACGGAGGTATCCTCATCCTGTTCCATACGTTCCACATCGGGCAAGCGCTCCAACTCGGAACGGTCATTTTTGCCGCGTATCGTACATTTGAAGTTGGCATACTCTGTTTTCACATCATCCATTTTCCCGTAAATAACTTTTTGCCCGTTTGCCATCATGAACAATCGGTCACACATCTCTTCAACCAGATTCATCTGATGCGAGGATAATAGAATCGCGGTTCCGTTATCGGCCAGATTACGAATCTCGCTTTTGAACAATTCCTGACTGACAGGGTCGAGTCCGGAAAAAGGTTCATCCAAAATCAGCAGCTCCGGTTCATGAATGATGGAAGCGATGAATTGCACTTTTTGGCCCATCCCTTTTGACAGTTCCTCAACGGAAACATTTTCATAGCCTTCCAGATCAAACTTTTTCAAATAAGTGAGTGCACGTTCTTTCGCTTTTTTCAATGGATAGTCTTTGAGTTCCGCCAAATAAAGCAGAATATCCATCACTTTTACGTTTTTGTATAACCCGCGTTCTTCAGGCAAATAACCAATTTTATGCCGCGGGATTTCATCATGACCCTGAAAAGAAACCGAGCCTCCATCGGGATACATTATTCCCATGATATTACGGATAGTCGTGGATTTTCCTGCACCATTAGGACCTAAAATTGCCATGATTTCACCTTTGTTTACCTCAAAAGATACATTTTTGAGGACTTGTTTATCCTTAAAGGATTTTTCCAGTGAATTCACTGTAAGCATTGTTTCCATCTGTCTTTCACCTCTCTAATTTGATCGAACTAATTCATTCCGTGTTAAAAATTCCCCATCGAATGTAATTGGAATTCCAATTCCATCCTTTTCTGCATGGATGTGCAGATGCGGCTCTGACGTGTTGCCGGAATTTCCGACTGCACCAATCGGCTGTCCTTCCTGAATCGAATTTCCTTCTTCAGCCGCAACACTGCCTTCCTGCATATGCGCAATGTAAACGACAGCCTCTGTCCCTTCACATACGAGCCCGACATAGTTCCCTTCCGGCTGATCAGGATTCATCTCAGGCGGTGTCAAATCCGGGAGTCCATCCCTGGTTTCCACAACCTCGCCAGTGCACGGTGCATACAAGGTGTCACCATGAATTACATACTTATCCAGTTCTTTTGGATACAGACCATTCGCACGGAAACCCAGGTTATTTAAGGCGTTGACATCAAGGGCATATTGCTGCGGTTCATAGGCATTATGATAATTCAACTGTGTCGAACTCCCGCCGTGCAAAACGTAATAAGTACCTTCCTGTAATGGGAAGGAAAGGTCGATTGCGTCATCACTCGTTGTATAGCCGCTGAAAACATTGACATTATACATTCCGAACACGAGGAGCAGGACGATATAGATGCCTCTTGAAAATTTTTGACCTGTTTTCAATGTTGTTCGGAATGGAAGGTCGCGCGTTTTCCTCCATGAAAAATAAACAGCCGGAATCAGCAAAATGAGCCATATGTATTTAAAATAATATCCCGTCCAGTCCCATCTGCCGGAAAGAAACAGCCAGGTTATGGAGACAACCGTAAATAGTAGCTGAATAATCCAATCAAGCCTGTTTTCAGATCTGGCCCGCCATAGATCGTAAATGAACACAGCGGGCAGCACAATTTGGATAGCAATTACTTGTATAATGGGCAATAACAAACTCATCCCTCCCTTATATTGAAAAATATATGCTGGGGCACAACTTATTCTCAAACAGGCACCGAACAAGTTGTGAACTTTAGCAGGAAGTCTGTGAACTTCGAGCAGCCTACTTGTGAACTTTAGCGTTTTGCTTGTGAACTTTGGCGAAACCACTGTGAACTTTGGCATTTATCATTTTCTCGACCTCATTCTTGAGGCGAACCTTTGTGAACCCCAGCCGATTCTGTGACGACTTGTGCCAAATTAGCACTTAACTTAGGATTAACTCGATAATTTCCTCCATGTCCAATGAGGTACGATTTGTAACAGCCGTATTACTCTCTTCGAAAAACGCCTCTGTCTGTTCTGGTTGGTTTGAAATAATTTGCTGCGTTTTCCTTGCGACCTCACCCGGTATGGTAGTTTCCGGAAGTGAGCTGCTAAGCCAGTACCGTTTATAGCTTTCCGTTAATGCATCCTTTTCAAAGACGCCATTCATTTTCCCATCTTGTAATACGCACAAATAGTCTGCAAGTTTCATAATGTCTTCCGTCTGGTGGCTGGCCATGACAATGGCGCGGGGGCCCCCTTGATCCATCCAGTCAGTTAAAATATCCATTAACAACCGCTTGGACGGAATATCCATGAATGCTGTCGGCTCATCCAGTAACAATAGCGGCGTATTCCTTGGAATGGTCAAAGCCAAAGTAAGCTTTTGCTGTACTCCCTGTGACAGTTTCCCATATTTTTTTGTCAATGGGAGGTTGAATGCTTCCATCATTTTCTCAAATAACGATTCGTCCCAATCTGGATACAACAGCGAAATCAGTGCTTTTAACTCCTTTCCTGTATATCCGTTAAATCCAATAGCTGTCTGCGGCTGAAAGGATATTTTAGTTTTCCACGATTCATCCTGCCCATAGACAAATTTATCGAAAACTTTGATATTACCCATATCGGGACTTACCATATTCATCATCAACTTCAGTAATGTACTTTTACCGGATCCATTGTTGCCAACTAGTGCCGTAATGGTTCCGGGAGTTATCTTTAAATCTATCGGCCCCAAATGAAAATCATCCACTTTTTTCTGAACCTGGGAAATGTTCGCATATGCTTGCATTCTTTATTCTCCTTTCCGTGAACGGATTACCTGCAGAAAGATTTCCTCAATCTGATCCAGTGTGTAGTCATAGCGGGCAGCCATATCAACCGCTTCTTCAATCGTTTGATATACAGTCGATACCTTTACCTGCTGCTTCGTGGTATCCGCAATTTCTGCGACAAAGGTCCCTTTGCCCTGCAGTGTACGGATGAAACCATGGTTCTCCAGGTTCTGGTATGCACGCCTTGTTGTAATGATGCTGATTTCCAGATCCTTGGAAAGTGCACGGATGGAAGGGAGCGGTGTTCCAGCAGGCAGATGACCGCCGGCAATCAGTGCCTTTAACTGGTTTTCAATCTGATGGTATATTGGTTCACGGGAATCTTTTGATAATCGAATAGGCAGTTCCATGGATTCACCCCCTTTATAGATAATCCAGTTTTTTCATCGTTTTTTTCATATAATGGATCCAGAATTTGAACCCGGCAACTGCCAGTAAAATTGATACTGCGATAGACAGGACTGGCCACTTTTGTGCAAAAAGAATAGTCCAATGCATCACCCCGTGTCCACTGATCAGAATCGTAGCCGTAAATACTACTATGAGAGCGATGAAAGCAACAATCATATTAAGGACTGTATTATACGTATTTGCATTATAACCGGCGTCTGCTACAGGAACCCCTCCACCAAAGTACACGCCAATTGAAAGCCAAATTATCATAAATGCAATATAGGAGCCTGGTGACATCAAGTTCTGTATGGTTGGGCTAAAAGAATGGAATAGAATTAGCGTAATCAGTTGAATTGGTAACGTATAGCAATAATATACGACAAAACTGCTTTTGATAATGATGTCTTTATTAATTGGTAATTGCATGAACATCACAAAAGACGGGGAAGCCCATAAATCATTATTTATCCGCTGATAAGCAAAATTCTTTGGCTTCATCCACACACTGAAAAATATAAAAACCATTAAAAATAACCAATCAAATCCAGCATAATTATTTTCAAGGTACGATGAAATGGACGTTATTAAAAATAATGCAAAGGCAACAGCAATCAACATCAGCAACGGAAATATATGCTTTGAAGCCTTCATCTCAAATTTCGCCAGCCAAAAAGCCTGCTTCCAATCCTTCATGGGAATACCTCCTTCTTAAAAAATCGTAACTGTTATACTGTGTATATGTTTATATACAGTATATGTGATATTTCGAAAAAGTCAAGTGAATGATTGAAAAAATTTAGCATGAAGTTGGGATAGTGGTAAGATGTAGAAGGGAATCACGGAATATATCAATACAGAAGAATAGTTGAAAGGATGATTGGTATGACATGGATTATAGGAATTGTTGCGGTAGCAGCATTTATATTATCAATATACTTATTGGATAAAAAACCAAATCTGAGCCTGGCGATAGCAATCGTAGTCCCATTTGTGTGTTTTTATTTTATTGGCAAATTGGATGGCGAAGTGGTATTCATTTTCTTTGCCGGGATCTTCGTTGTTGTCATGAATTTTCTAAACAGAACTGAAATGGAGGATAGCTAACCGAACGGATTAAACAGCTTTCTTCAACAATTAAAACAACTAGGG
The genomic region above belongs to Virgibacillus doumboii and contains:
- a CDS encoding aryl-sulfate sulfotransferase, translating into MMRKTLAVFAVLAVIMVAFFVVIEIKGTEDATDLSENETDKEKAEPISFQPDGEVEQLSTYDTRRMEEQKEIDQKLQEEYEQGSYSLENPFVTKDPYGVAPLTALAMFKTDKPAQITVTVEGKDANSDVQKTFEGYNTEHSIPVLGLYPDTENTVTIEATTEGGESTESTFTVATEPLPDDFLTNETVEAKPEKMENGLTFIVPSTRYVYAVDHNADVRWYSTLWNSHIFKRFENGNIMYITKEEGQEKYNEILEMDMLGKVYNSYILNMEEHPRTNVVHHDVIELPNGNLLATVHDLESDYVQDEMIEIDRETGETVRDFNFRDIFPESFYQEYDGAKEENGDWFHQNAVWYVEKDDSILVSSRHQDLIMKMSYPEGEVDWILADHEQWPDSYERYLLEPKGEDFKFPAGPHAPMTMPDFDNNEATNDYLLFDNNIVITRGHDPASEEYSQMIQYRINPEKMTIEEVWAYGEERGKDLYSNIVGDANYHENTGNRMLTSGYIDVGGDERISKIVEVTGEQDADVVYELKVSGFEQGSHRQAYRALRLPLYPEKEWNVELGE
- a CDS encoding ABC transporter permease; the protein is MRNTMKVAKWELKRNLKNKSFLIGLFLTPVLFLGFMFVGSLFGDSESEEDTINVFVQDSLGVYSSLEETVEQREFNWNLEQTGINKDAVNSELEGSENTAYIFVGEEALNSGVIPVYTSEDMSGSFMSQVQVLSAPIKTLQMQQLGLSDEELATVSMGIQFKKSSAEESAGAEGQESSGGPFGDNLLERVVPGAFAGIILFSIVISGMYIFQSASNEKKDKIAEIILSSLTPGELMQGKIFGYFALGMIQAAVFLAFGVPVAIWKLDAPILEYLFVPELILFIVIAIMGYFLFAALFVGIGATMADMTSAGNFQGMVMMLPFLPFIFIGPVIADPSGLFAQIGSYIPFTAPGVLLLRLTVLEELPWVEIIISLAILAVSTWIFMKLAGKIFKTGILMYGKNATPAEIWKWIRA
- a CDS encoding ABC transporter ATP-binding protein, with protein sequence METMLTVNSLEKSFKDKQVLKNVSFEVNKGEIMAILGPNGAGKSTTIRNIMGIMYPDGGSVSFQGHDEIPRHKIGYLPEERGLYKNVKVMDILLYLAELKDYPLKKAKERALTYLKKFDLEGYENVSVEELSKGMGQKVQFIASIIHEPELLILDEPFSGLDPVSQELFKSEIRNLADNGTAILLSSHQMNLVEEMCDRLFMMANGQKVIYGKMDDVKTEYANFKCTIRGKNDRSELERLPDVERMEQDEDTSVLYLSKNVQAVSWMKNLPDSLVVQELSIDRISLHEIFIDIATDKNLMQEEGAVHA
- a CDS encoding M23 family metallopeptidase, whose translation is MLLPIIQVIAIQIVLPAVFIYDLWRARSENRLDWIIQLLFTVVSITWLFLSGRWDWTGYYFKYIWLILLIPAVYFSWRKTRDLPFRTTLKTGQKFSRGIYIVLLLVFGMYNVNVFSGYTTSDDAIDLSFPLQEGTYYVLHGGSSTQLNYHNAYEPQQYALDVNALNNLGFRANGLYPKELDKYVIHGDTLYAPCTGEVVETRDGLPDLTPPEMNPDQPEGNYVGLVCEGTEAVVYIAHMQEGSVAAEEGNSIQEGQPIGAVGNSGNTSEPHLHIHAEKDGIGIPITFDGEFLTRNELVRSN
- a CDS encoding ATP-binding cassette domain-containing protein, coding for MQAYANISQVQKKVDDFHLGPIDLKITPGTITALVGNNGSGKSTLLKLMMNMVSPDMGNIKVFDKFVYGQDESWKTKISFQPQTAIGFNGYTGKELKALISLLYPDWDESLFEKMMEAFNLPLTKKYGKLSQGVQQKLTLALTIPRNTPLLLLDEPTAFMDIPSKRLLMDILTDWMDQGGPRAIVMASHQTEDIMKLADYLCVLQDGKMNGVFEKDALTESYKRYWLSSSLPETTIPGEVARKTQQIISNQPEQTEAFFEESNTAVTNRTSLDMEEIIELILS
- a CDS encoding GntR family transcriptional regulator, producing the protein MELPIRLSKDSREPIYHQIENQLKALIAGGHLPAGTPLPSIRALSKDLEISIITTRRAYQNLENHGFIRTLQGKGTFVAEIADTTKQQVKVSTVYQTIEEAVDMAARYDYTLDQIEEIFLQVIRSRKGE